In the genome of Metabacillus litoralis, the window ATTGTGTACCAAGGTGAAGCTGGCTCTGGACAACATACGAAAATGTGCAATCAAATTGCGATCGCATCGGGTATGATCGGTGTTTGTGAAGCCGTTTCTTATGCAAAAAAATCAGGGTTAGACCCAGCTAATGTACTAAAAAGCATTACAACTGGTGCAGCAGGAAGTTGGTCGTTAAGTAATCTTGCTCCACGTATGTTAGAGGAAGATTATGAACCAGGCTTTTTTGTAAAACATTTTATTAAAGATATGGGAATTGCGTTGGATGAATCAAACGAAATGGACCTTTTCACTCCAGGATTAAAGCTTGCACATGAGCTTTATGAGAAACTCGCTGAAGAGGGGAATGAAAATAAAGGGACGCAGGCTTTAGTTAAATTGTGGGATAAAGCTGAAGTTAATAACTAAAATATTGTAGTAATTTGAAACTTTTTCGTTCAATATACGTCAATTATAGAGATGGAAAGACAATGTGAAACGATTCATGTTGTCTTTTCTTTTTGACGCTATGGTATTCCTCCCATTACTTCATTTATTTTCACATGAATGTCATAAAGCAAAGCTACCTCTTCATTGATGATAATGGTAAAATAAAGGGTAGCCTAAAAAATAAGTTATTTTGAAATAGATCTAAATTGATAGGAGGAAAGCGACTTTGACAGAACAAAACACAAATAAATCAGAAGAGCGGAAACTACGAAAGTCCAGATATGTCAGAATCAATGTGTTCTTTTTTCTTGTCTTTCTGTTGTTTGTCGCTCTTATCGTTCGCTTAGGAGTTGTACAAATTGTTCAAGGAGAAGAGTTTTCAAAGGAAGTCTCTAGAACAGAATCAGATTATGCAAGCTTACCAGCACCACGTGGCAAAATGTATGATCGTTACAATCGTGTTGTAGTAGACAATACAAGAGTACCAGCCATCACATATACAGTTGATAAAACAACATCAGCTGAGGATAAAATTGAAACGGCGAAAAAGCTTGCAGAATATATTAATTATGAGAACGACTTCTTAACAGATGAGCTTAAAGATCGTGATATTAAAGATTATTGGTTAGCTTCTCACCCAACTGAGGCAAAAGAACTTCTTTCTAAAAAAGAACTAGAGCTGAAGCCGTCAGAAACATACAAATTACAAGTAGAGCGTGTGCCAGAGGATGAGTTTAATACAATTAAGTCTGATCCTGAACAGATGGAGTTAGCGTATATCTATACACGCTTTTCTTCAGGATATCAGTATGAACCACAAGTTGTGAAGTCACTAAACCTAACCGATGAGGAAGTATCACTTGTTGCTGAGCATTTGGAGCAGCTTCCTGGGGTAGATGTGATTACTGACTGGGGAAGATCTTATCCATATGAATCACTTAGCTCTATATTTGGTTCTGTAACCTCTCCTGAGGAAGGGATACTTCAATCTCGTGAAGATTATTACAAAGCAAGAGGCTATGCTAGAAATGAAAGAGTCGGGAGAAGTTATTTAGAATATCAATACGAGGATTATTTAAATCCTCGTAAAGCAAAAGTAGAATATATTTCAGATAAAGATGGTAACATCATTTCTGAAGAAGTTGTAGATGAAGGACAAAGAGGGTATGATTTGAAGCTTTCTTTTGATATGGAACTTCAAATGGAAGTGGAAAAAATTGTAGAAGAAGAATTACTTCGGGCAAGTAAGAGTCACTTTTTAATGGACCGGGCATTTGTTGTTATGATGGACCCCTACCAAGGTGATGTATTAGCAATGGTAGGGAAACAATTAGATTCTAAAAACCGTAGCAAAATTATAGATTATCCTTATGGTACATTCACTACTCAATATGAGGCTGGCTCTACGGTTAAAGGTGCAACTGTCTTAGCTGGATATCAGAAGGGAATTCCAATCGGACAAGGATATTACGATACAAAGCTTTATTTTAAAGGAACCCCACCAAAAGGTTCTTATCGAAATCTTGGATATATGACCGATTTAAGTGCGTTAAAGCTATCTTCTAACGTGTATATGTTTTATGTTGCATTAGAGATAGCTGATATTGAATACCAGAAAAACGGACCATTAAATGTTTCAAGTGAGGATTTCCAAAGACTGCGAAATTATTTTGCACAATTTGGATTAGGTGTACCTACAGGTATTGACTTACCACAGGAATCCTCTGGATTATTAAGTACACCAGATACAGCGGGTAAGATTTTAGATATTGCTATTGGTCAGTTTGACACATATACACCGCTTCAGCTGGCACAATATGTTTCTGTTATTGCAAATGGTGGCTCAAGGGTTCAACCACGTATTGTCACAAGTATTCATACACCTGTTGAAGACTCAACATTAGGACCTATAGCTGTTGATAAGTCTCCAAATGTGTTAAATAAAGTTAATAACACACCGGAGGAAATTGAAAGAGTTCAACAAGGTTTCAGGTTAGTTGTTACCTCTGGAACAGCTTCTGCTTATATTGATTATGATGTTGCTGGTAAAACTGGAACATCTCAAACCAATTACTATGGTCCAAAGCGAGAGTATTGGGGTAGAAAAACAAATAACTTAAACTTTATAGGATATTATCCTTCTGAGAACCCTGAAGTGGCTTTCAGTGTTGTTGTTCCGTGGGCTAGTAACGATAAAGATGCAGTTAACAAACACATTGCAAATCGAATCGTAAAAGCGTATATGGATCTACAAAAGAAGTATTTAACAACAACAGAGATTGAAACACAAGAAGATACAGAAACTGAATAATCTAAAAACAGTCTGTCATTGAACATGGCAGGCTGTTTTTTATTTTAAAAAACAATAAGTAAGGAATCACACATAAATCCCTTCTCTTTTCACAAAATAACAATGAAAACGAAAGGGAGTGATCAACTTGGCAAAAAGAACAAAGAAAAATGACCCACAGCAAAAAAATAAAAAAGGTTTTGATTCAAGTGTTATCGATTCTGAATTCAGTCATGAAGTAGGAAGTACAGACACAAATAAAATTCACAAAGACAAAGCGAAGAAAGAAAAAGCTTCTAAAAACAATGGTGAATATAAAGGATAAAAACTTGGTGCTCAGCCAAGTTTTTTTGTTTAAACAATCTTAGCAAAGTGAATTTTTATAGATTAAATGTTGAATATTTTATTAGTTTCATTATATGATAGATATAGAAACATACCGACCGGTTAGTTGGTGTGGGAGAAGGAGTGAGAACGATTGAATTTTTCTTATTCAGAGAAGGTAATATCACTTCAAGAGAAACTACATACTTTTATGGAAGAATATGTTTATCCTAATGAACAATTGTATGAACAACAGTTAGGTGAACAACAATCACGATGGACAACAATACCTCCTATTATGGAAGAGCTCAAGGACAAAGCAAAGGCACAAGGTTTGTGGAATTTATTTCTACCAGATAGTGAGCATGGGGCAGGTCTGTCGAATATTGAATATGCTCCGTTATGTGAAATTATGGGAAGGTCACTTATTGCTCCGGAGGTTTTCAACTGTAATGCACCTGACACTGGCAATATGGAAGTGCTAGTTCGGTATGGAACAGAAGAGCAAAAGCAACAGTGGCTTATGCCATTATTAGATGGAAAGATTCGTTCTTGCTTTTCAATGACTGAGCCAGAAGTGGCTTCAGCTGATGCGACAAATATTTGTGCAACGATTGAAAAAGACGGAGATGAGTATGTGATCAATGGCCGTAAGTGGTGGTCCTCAGGTGCGGGAGATCCAAGATGTAAAATAGCCATTGTTATGGGGAAAAATGATCCTGAAGCTCCAAAGCATGAACAGCAATCTATGATCTTAGTACCACTAGATACTCCAGGTGTAAAAATTGAACGTGTTCTACCTGTTTTTGGATACGATCATGCACCACATGGTCATGCAGAAATTTCTTTTCAGTCAGTTCGTGTTCCAGCAGCAAATATGATTCTAGGAGAAGGAAAAGGCTTTGCTATTGCACAGGGAAGATTAGGTCCAGGGAGAATACATCACTGTATGCGTCTAATTGGAGCAGCAGAAAGAGCGCTTGAACTTTTATGTAAGCGTGTACAAAGTAGAGAAGCATTTGGAAGAAGCCTTTCCCAACAAGGAGTTATTAGAGAGTGGATTGCTGACTCTAGAATTGAAATTGAACAAGCAAGGTTACTAACCCTCAAAGCAGCATATATGATGGATACAGTTGGGAATAAACAAGCTAAAGCAGAAATTGCCATGATTAAGGTTGTGGCCCCTTCTATGGCACTAAAGGTGTTAGATCGTGCCATTCAAGCGTTTGGAGGAGCTGGTGTGAGTGAAGATTTTCCATTAGCAGCTCAATGGGCAAATGCAAGAACACTAAGAATAGCAGATGGTCCAGATGAAGTTCATCGCGCCCAAATAGGTAGGCTGGAATTAAAAAAATATCAGTAGACAGTAAGGAGGGAATGACTATGCATATTAAGGATTTATTTGATTTATCAGGTAAAACAGCTGTTATTACAGGTGGTGGAAGAGGACTCGGAGAACAAATTGCAGAAGGAGTTGCAGAAGCTGGAGCTAATATTGTTTTGTGCTCAAGAAAAGAAGAGGCATGTGTTGAAGTCGCAAATCGTTTAGCCAAAAATGGTGTTCAAGCACTTGGTCTTAAGTGTGATATTACTAAAAAAGAGGATATTACCTATGTTGTTAATGAAACAATGAAACGATTCGGACAAATAGATATTCTTGTTAATAATAGTGGAGCAACATGGGGAGCCCCTGCCGTAGAAATGCCACTTGAGGCATGGCAGAAGGTAATTGATGTAAATGTGACCGGAACATTTTTAATGAGCCAAGCGGTTGGTAAAGAGATGATTAAACAAAAAAGTGGAAAAATCATAAATATTTCATCTGTTGCAGGCCTAGGGGGAACAGATCCCAATTTAATGGACACCATCGGGTATAACACAAGTAAAGGAGCTGTTATTACTCTTACAAAAGATTTAGCCGCTAAATGGGGACAGTACAATATTAATGTAAATGCTATTGCTCCAGGATTTTTTCCAACAAAAATGTCAAAGGTTATCATTGAGCATGGTAAAGACCATTTTCTTTCAGGAACACCTCTGAAGCGATTTGGATCAGATCAAGATTTAAAAGGGGTTGCTGTATTTTTAGCCTCAAGAGCATCAGATTTTATAACAGGTGATGTACTTGTTGTCGATGGTGGCACACATGTGTTATAAAACTAGCTTTATCGTTTTCTATCATTTTTCTTTAGGAGGTATGTAAATGGAAAGCAATCAAAAGTGGTTGGCTAAATATCCTAATTCAATGTCTAATAATGTTGATATTCCTCATATTTCTCTACCTGAAATGCTACAAAATACTATTAAAAAATACGGGAATCATGAGGCAATTTCTTTCTATGGTAAGAGATTTACGTATCATGAAGTGGCAAAAATGGTTTTTGCGTTTACATCAGCCCTCCAACAGTCAGGTGTACAAAAAGGTGATAGAGTTGCGATTATGCTACCTAACTGTCCACAGTATGTTGTCTCCTATTACGGTGCCTTAGGTGCTGGTGGGATTGTTACTCAGCTAAATCCTATGCTTGTTGAAAGAGAGCTAGAGTATATTTTAAATGATGCTGGTGCTGAAACAATTGTTGTTTTTGACAGTATTTACCCTAGAGTAAAGTCTATACAGTCAAAAACACAGTTGAAAAATATCATAACTGTTAGTCTTCAACCTTCTGGGAAAGATCAGGAAGAGGATGACACATTTGAGAGTTTTCTAGCTAAGCAGAACGGTCAGGTTTTACCAGTTAATATTGAGCCGGAACATGATATCGCGGTATTACAATATACGGGAGGAACGACTGGACGTTCAAAAGGAGCTATGCTAACTCACCGAAATGTCGTTGCAAATGCTGTACAATCTTATGAATTTTTTAAAGAAGAAATTATTATGGGACAAGAAAAATGTTTGACAGTCATTCCGTTATTCCATGTTTTCGGAATGTCTAGCTGCATGAACCTTACCATCTTGTGTGGAAACTGTTTAATCATGCTCCCGAGATTTGATTTAGAGGAGGTGCTACAAACAATTAAGAAGGAACAGCCTACAGTGTTTCCAGGCGTGCCAACGATGTATGTAGCAATTACTAACCATCCTAAAGCTGAGGAATATGGAATTGATTCAATTAAAACGTGCAACAGTGGAAGTGCTCCAATGCCTGTTGAATTGTTGAATGAATTTGAAAGAAAAACAGGGGCCAAGATTTTGGAGGGTTATGGACTTTCTGAGGCTTCACCCACTACTCATTGTAACCCGCCATTTGCAGAAAGGAAGGCTGGTACTGTTGGGTTAGGGTTGCCTAACACTGCTTATAAAATAGTGGATGTAGCAACAGGAAAACAGGAAGCACCAATTGGAGAGCTGGGAGAACTAATTATAAGTGGGCCACAGGTGATGAAAGGCTACTGGAATATGCCTGAGGAAACAGCTGTTACACTTAGAGATGGCTGGTTGTTTACTGGTGATATTGCAAGAATGGATGAGGAAGGCTATGTTTCAATTGTGGATCGTAAAAAAGATCTCATTATTGCAAGCGGTTACAACATCTATCCGAGAGATATTGAAGAAATTCTATATGAACATCCTAGTGTTCAAGAAGCAGTTGTCATTGGTATACCTGATGAGTATCGAGGGGAAACGGTAAAAGCATTTATTGTCTTAAAATCAGGGAAAACAGCAACAGAAGAGGAAATGATAGAATACAGCCGTAAACATTTGGCTACCTATAAAGTTCCAAGGTTTATTGAATTTCGGAAGGAATTGCCTAAAACAAA includes:
- a CDS encoding long-chain-fatty-acid--CoA ligase, whose product is MESNQKWLAKYPNSMSNNVDIPHISLPEMLQNTIKKYGNHEAISFYGKRFTYHEVAKMVFAFTSALQQSGVQKGDRVAIMLPNCPQYVVSYYGALGAGGIVTQLNPMLVERELEYILNDAGAETIVVFDSIYPRVKSIQSKTQLKNIITVSLQPSGKDQEEDDTFESFLAKQNGQVLPVNIEPEHDIAVLQYTGGTTGRSKGAMLTHRNVVANAVQSYEFFKEEIIMGQEKCLTVIPLFHVFGMSSCMNLTILCGNCLIMLPRFDLEEVLQTIKKEQPTVFPGVPTMYVAITNHPKAEEYGIDSIKTCNSGSAPMPVELLNEFERKTGAKILEGYGLSEASPTTHCNPPFAERKAGTVGLGLPNTAYKIVDVATGKQEAPIGELGELIISGPQVMKGYWNMPEETAVTLRDGWLFTGDIARMDEEGYVSIVDRKKDLIIASGYNIYPRDIEEILYEHPSVQEAVVIGIPDEYRGETVKAFIVLKSGKTATEEEMIEYSRKHLATYKVPRFIEFRKELPKTNVGKILRRALREEVLKQ
- a CDS encoding SDR family oxidoreductase; translated protein: MHIKDLFDLSGKTAVITGGGRGLGEQIAEGVAEAGANIVLCSRKEEACVEVANRLAKNGVQALGLKCDITKKEDITYVVNETMKRFGQIDILVNNSGATWGAPAVEMPLEAWQKVIDVNVTGTFLMSQAVGKEMIKQKSGKIINISSVAGLGGTDPNLMDTIGYNTSKGAVITLTKDLAAKWGQYNINVNAIAPGFFPTKMSKVIIEHGKDHFLSGTPLKRFGSDQDLKGVAVFLASRASDFITGDVLVVDGGTHVL
- a CDS encoding acyl-CoA dehydrogenase — encoded protein: MNFSYSEKVISLQEKLHTFMEEYVYPNEQLYEQQLGEQQSRWTTIPPIMEELKDKAKAQGLWNLFLPDSEHGAGLSNIEYAPLCEIMGRSLIAPEVFNCNAPDTGNMEVLVRYGTEEQKQQWLMPLLDGKIRSCFSMTEPEVASADATNICATIEKDGDEYVINGRKWWSSGAGDPRCKIAIVMGKNDPEAPKHEQQSMILVPLDTPGVKIERVLPVFGYDHAPHGHAEISFQSVRVPAANMILGEGKGFAIAQGRLGPGRIHHCMRLIGAAERALELLCKRVQSREAFGRSLSQQGVIREWIADSRIEIEQARLLTLKAAYMMDTVGNKQAKAEIAMIKVVAPSMALKVLDRAIQAFGGAGVSEDFPLAAQWANARTLRIADGPDEVHRAQIGRLELKKYQ
- a CDS encoding peptidoglycan D,D-transpeptidase FtsI family protein, whose product is MTEQNTNKSEERKLRKSRYVRINVFFFLVFLLFVALIVRLGVVQIVQGEEFSKEVSRTESDYASLPAPRGKMYDRYNRVVVDNTRVPAITYTVDKTTSAEDKIETAKKLAEYINYENDFLTDELKDRDIKDYWLASHPTEAKELLSKKELELKPSETYKLQVERVPEDEFNTIKSDPEQMELAYIYTRFSSGYQYEPQVVKSLNLTDEEVSLVAEHLEQLPGVDVITDWGRSYPYESLSSIFGSVTSPEEGILQSREDYYKARGYARNERVGRSYLEYQYEDYLNPRKAKVEYISDKDGNIISEEVVDEGQRGYDLKLSFDMELQMEVEKIVEEELLRASKSHFLMDRAFVVMMDPYQGDVLAMVGKQLDSKNRSKIIDYPYGTFTTQYEAGSTVKGATVLAGYQKGIPIGQGYYDTKLYFKGTPPKGSYRNLGYMTDLSALKLSSNVYMFYVALEIADIEYQKNGPLNVSSEDFQRLRNYFAQFGLGVPTGIDLPQESSGLLSTPDTAGKILDIAIGQFDTYTPLQLAQYVSVIANGGSRVQPRIVTSIHTPVEDSTLGPIAVDKSPNVLNKVNNTPEEIERVQQGFRLVVTSGTASAYIDYDVAGKTGTSQTNYYGPKREYWGRKTNNLNFIGYYPSENPEVAFSVVVPWASNDKDAVNKHIANRIVKAYMDLQKKYLTTTEIETQEDTETE